In the genome of Oscillatoria sp. FACHB-1406, one region contains:
- a CDS encoding DUF5615 family PIN-like protein produces MWVVTLNRQDFIRLHRANSEHCGIIVCTNDTDRLRMATRIDEAIAAASLQGKLIRVVRPAN; encoded by the coding sequence ATGTGGGTTGTGACGCTGAATCGCCAAGATTTTATTCGATTGCACCGGGCAAACTCCGAGCATTGCGGTATTATTGTCTGTACTAACGATACCGATCGCCTGCGTATGGCAACTCGAATCGACGAAGCGATCGCAGCAGCATCTCTACAAGGTAAATTGATTCGGGTCGTGCGTCCTGCCAATTGA